The DNA sequence TATAGAGGTGATATTTATGCTTGATGTTGATCCTGCCAATGCTACAGTACAGCCTTACCTTTCTATTGATGATGGAGAAACGATAGAACAACTTGGGGAGCCTATGAGTATACCGACCTCTTGGCTGTCAGCTAGTGACAATCAAGGATTAGCTGCAGGGATTATATCAACAGCCTCTCCTGAGGGAGATAATATTGCCGCTATGTGGACACACTTCAATGTAGTGCCAAATGATATTGCAGATATTTCACTTTCAAGTCAGTCTTTGGACTTTGAGTCTTCAGGGTTGGGTTCTCATACTCCAATGAGAATAGTAGAGCTGACCAATTTGGGTGATAAGGAAGGGGAGTTACCAGTTAGACTGAAATTAGTAACACTTACCGGAGCAGATGCTGATGGTTTTAAGATCCTAGACGGCTATAAGCAGAATGTGATCGTTGGAGCACCATTAACGATCAACGTAACGATGCTTACAGAAAAACAGGGTAAGAAAAACGCTACATTGCGTATCGAGCATAATGGAGGTGTTGAGCAGGTACAGCTGCAGGGTGAGGTTACAGAAGTTGTGGGGCTTTCACCAGATAAGGATAGGGTTTTGAACCTGTATCCAAATCCAGCAGCAGGTAATATTGTTCTGGAAAACACTTCCAACATAGCTGGTAAAGCTAGCTTCTTTGACTTGCAAGGTAAACTGATCTATCAGTTTGAGGTTACACCAGAATCTAAGGAAACGATCAATCTTAAACAGAGAGGAGCTTATCTTATTAAGTTTATTGGAACAGACGGAACGGTTCAACTTCTAAAGTTAGTGAACCTAGGCGAGTAATTGGATCATCAGTATAAATAATGCAAACGGCTTTCTTCAGGGTAACGAAGAAAGCCGTTTTTCTTTTTCCTTAATTCTTTCAGTTGTAGAAGGGGTGAGTTGATAGATTTATTCGCAATAAAGGTTGGATCATTGTTAACGAAACCCGTTGCATAAGTTGACATAACCTATTGTGTATTTCACCTTTTTGATTGTGAAATTCACATAAACAGGGATAGAGAATACACTTTCAAAGATTACATTTATTTCAGATAAACAAGTTGAAGTAATTTTCAAGACAAAGAAAAGCCCATCCAGATTGGTTGGGCTTTTTTAGCCTAAACCTTAACTTACCCCACTGAATTTGGTTTTTAAATAAAGGAAAAGCTTATTTCAAGGTTGTTTGACTCAATAAATGCTACTGAAAATAACTATTGCTGTATAGATAAATGATTGATTTTCTCAATATAAAGGAGAGGAAGCTGCTCAAAGTAGGAGGAATTGTAACGGTAGGTTTTTTAATTCAGTTTGTAATAGATCTGATTTTTAGACTCCAGTACCGCTATTATACCTTGATTGATTTTGGTCGGATTAAAGACTACATGATTACCACCCTCTATGTTACCATCCTGATTATTTGCATTGGAAAAATAAATGAATGGGTAAGTACCCGTTTTTCATGGAAGGAAAGCTCCAACCAAAGGTTACTTATGCAGTTTCTCATCACGATGCTCTGTGTGATTATTGTCAATACAAGTATTCGTTTCTTGATGGGTTATGGTAACAGGCTTTTGCTATTGCATGAAGAAGTCATCATTAACATCGTAGTGATGGGGGTCTTTTTTGTAGGAATGATGCTTGATTGGGGAGTGGATCTACTGAATAAATACAGAACCTCATTGGCAGAAATCGAAAAGTTCGAAAAAGAGAATATTGAGTTTAAACTCGAAATGCTCAAGACGCAGGTCAATCCACACTTCTTATTCAATAGCTTGAATGTACTTTCTTCCTTGATCTACGCAGATCAGGATACAGCTTCCCAATATGTAAGAAAGTTGGCAAACTTATACAGGTATATGCTGGACAGCCATACAAAACAAATTACCACCTTGGAGGAAGAGTTGAAGATGCTGGAGGCTTATATCTACCTAATGACGTTAAGGTTTAGGGAAAACCTGATTATTGAACAGCGGATTGATACCCAATACTCAGGGTATTACATAGCGCCTATGACATTGCAGCTTTTGATTGAGAATGCGGTAAAACACAATGTCGTATCTAGGAAAAAGCCATTGATTATTGAGATTTATACAACTGACGAAAAGAATATTGTGGTAAGGAATAACCTTCAGGTGAAATCTGTCTCTGAAGGCGAGTCAACCAAGTTGGGTTTAGGAAATATCAATAGCCGTTATCAGTTTATTTCCGATAGGAAAATTGAGATCATCAAAACAGAAGCTTATTTCACTGTAACTATACCATTACTGACAAATTGATATGAATGTATTGATCATTGAAGATGAGCCACTTGCTCAGGAAGAAATGGCTCGCCTGTTGAAACGTTGTAACGAAAGTCTTGAGATCATAGACTATTTGGACAGTGTGGAAGAAGCTGTAGAGTGGTTTTTATCCAACGACAAACCAGATTTGGTCTTTATGGATATACAGTTGTCAGATGGGCTTAGTTTTGAGATTTTCAGTCAGGTAAATGTAGATTGTCCTGTAATTTTCACTACTGCTTATGATGAGTATGCGATTAGGGCATTTAAGGTGAATAGTGTTGACTACTTATTGAAACCCATTGAGGAGGAAGCCTTAAAAAGTGCACTGAAGAAACATGAGCAGCTTTTGGAAGTGTATGGAAGTCAGTCAGGGTTGACAGTAGGCCAACTATCAGAGATTATTAATATCCCAAGGCAGGGAAGTTATAAAGAACGCTTTGTCGTGACTTTAGGTGACAGGATAAATTTTGTAGAGACAGAGCGTATTGCCTATTTCTTTGCTGATAATAATACGGTTTATCTGATAATGGACGAGGGAAAGAAATTTGTACTTAACTACAAATTGGAACAGTTGGAGAAAATGCTGAACCCAAAATTTTTCTTTAGGCTGAACAGAACCTATATCTGCAATATCAAGGCAATTAAGGAAGTACATAAGTATTTCAATAGCCGTTTGCTGGTTATGTTAAATCCGGATGTGAAAGATCACGAAGTGTTGGTTAGTAGGGCAAGGGTCCCTGAGTTTCTAAAATGGTTAGAAGGGGATTTGAAGTAATGCTGCTTGATTGAAATGAATGATATGCCTAAAAACTTATTACATATAGTATTTTTATTGCTCAGCTTGAGCGGATGTCACAACGTTGTGTTGGTAGTTGAAGGAATCCCTGAGAGTACTCCTGACGGTGCATCTATTTTTGTTGCTGGAAATTTTAACTATTGGGATCCGGGGGATGGACGGTATGTACTCTCCAAGAATGAAGAAGGAGACTATATCGCTAACATGCCATTTGGCATAGGAGCACTTGAATATAAATTTACAAGAGGAGATTGGACTACAGTTGAAGCAGGTATCTGTGGTGATGAAATAGCCAATAGAATGGTTGAGTACGGAGACGATGATACAGTGAGAGTAAAAATCGAAAGCTGGAAAGACAGAGGACCAACCAACTGTCCTGAGGTGACCTTGGTAGTGGATAAGTTGCCTGAAGAGCATCAGTATTCGGAGCCTATCTATGTGGCAGGGAATTTCAACTTATGGAACCCTAAGGATGAAGACTGGAGAATGCATCAGGATTCGACGTCCGGAAAATATACCATCACTATTCCAAGGCCTAATGATTTTGCGGAAATACAGTTCAAGCTTACTCGAGGAGATTGGGAAACAGTTGAGGTAGATGAAGAAGGATACGATTTGGAGAACAGGTATTTTACTTTTGGCAGAGATGATACTTTGTATATAGAAGTAGCAAATTGGGCTGATCGTATGTCTCACCTGAATGTGAAAGTGACCTTTCTGGTAAAGTCATTACCTAGTTATACTCCAAAGGATGCATCCATCTATTTGGCGTGCAACCATAATGCTTGGAATCCAATGGATAAGAAAAGTAAGTTGGATAGAAATGATAATGGTACGTATGCCATCGAAGTCTATCATAAAAGAGGGACTTGGTTAGCTTACAAGTTTACACGAGGGGGATGGAATAAAGTGGAGACTAATAGTGATGGAAACGATATAGATAACAGGCATCTACTTTTTGATTATGAAGATACTGTGGAAATAAAGATTGAAAACTGGCGAGACAGAGAGTCTATAGAGCAATAGATAAAAAATGGCAACCTTTAGAAGGTTGCCATTTTTTTATCACGATGTCATTAGAGCTTATAGAGATTCTTCTCCCTCTTCATCCAATGGATAAGGTACATAAACGAAGTTTACAAACTCTTTGTCAATAACAAACAGGCAGCAAAACTCATCTGGATTCTTATAACTGTTTACAAACTCCTCCATCTTTTCATCCGTAATCAGGTTGCGTTGGATAAATTCCTCCGCAAAGGAGATGTAATAATTCCACTCAAGGTCTTTTCTATCATGCTTGCCTAATAGCAGTTGCCCTACATTGGCTTCATCTTTACAAATAGGAAAGATGGGATAATCAGATATATCTCGGGCTCTCACTTGGTAAGCGCCTTCTTTAAGTGTGCTGGCTACTTTAATGAAGTCTGTTGTGATTGTGCCAAGGTACTTGCCGTTCAATTCAGGATCGTTGTACATATGTATTTCTTTACGTACGGTTATTATCTTCTTTATTTTGTACAAATGTCCGAAGCTAGTGCCTTATATGCAAAGAGATTTTAAAGGAATACAGGTTAGGGATGTTCAATTTTCAGGGAGTTTCGGTTATGCACTTTGTCATATACCATTTATTGTCTTCAAGTCGGAATTGCCAACTGAATCTTCCATCAGATATAACTTTCTCTTTTTTAAGCTCTGTGTCCTTTTCATAAATGTAAGGACTGCCTGAAGCTTCTTGTACAGCGAGCTTTCTGTTAAGTACCTCCAATGCTTCAATTTGAGTGTTGGATAGGTGTGATTGCATCTGATTTCGATTTATTCTGAATTTAGAGGCATAGGTGAACTTCCATAAGAAATGTCTGAAATTTTCGTGTGTTTCATGAGATTTCTGATGAATTCTTACATGTTCAAAAACATGGTAAGTGCCGCTGAAAAAAGATGCTGCTCCTGACAAAATCAGAAGCAGCGATAGTAATTTTACTTTCATAAGTAAATTTTAAATCAAAAATAGAAGTAGTCACATTCAGAGTAGTGGTTCAGTCGTTGTTAACAGATTGATGGAAAGGATTATGTTCGAATTACATCAATAAAAGTACATAGGTGATTTATATCCTGAAAATCTGTTAGCTTATGTTTTGATTATTGCTTAATGGGGGCTAACCATTTTTTTTGTCAACTTTTTCATTCAATAATGAACTTTCTTTCAAGGGTTTAATGGTTTTATAGGCTGAATACAAAAAATCTCTTCCTGACTCAACAGAAAGAGATTTTTAGTGTATAGATCAATTTTCTTTAAAAAAACTGAATTGATGTAACCTTTTACTTTAGATGCCTTTGAAATACAGGGTAACTTCATCAAAGAATACACCGTGATGCGCTACAGCTTTTGTGTGAAAACCAAGAGCAACCCACAGGTTTCCTGACTCATCCGTTTTGGCAGAAATTGGTTCATCAAAGTTGTTGCCGAAGAGTTGCAGTGGGTTGTTAGCTAGCTTTGGAACTGGAATGTTTCCAATTTTTTGAAGGTCATCACCGGACTCACTTACACTACCAAGGTCAAGGTCTTTCAGCCTGATGACATTGTTTTCGTCTAACTCTGTAGAAATCTCTGAAGTAAATGCTCCAAATTTTAAGCTTACAGAGGAAGAATCCATTTGTGTGTCACTCAAAATATTGTCTTCTAAGAATGAAATCATCTTGAGCTTCATTGTTATACTGTAATTCGTATTTGGTTGAAGCCCTGATATGCTGGTCTTGATATATTGAAATGCTTCCTCCTGATTGTTGTTGCTTATGTCTAAGCCCCAATACCCCATGCGTTTGATGGAGTCCAGTTTGAAGTCATAGTCTGTGACGTTTTCCTCAGCTACCTCACTGTATGCCATTTCCCATCCCTGTGTTGTGCCCTCAATATCACCGCTTTCAGTCATCCCAAAGTTGTAATGGCTGTAATAGTCATATGGAGCGCTGATTGGTTCTGTGTCATCTATGCAGCTTGACAACATCAAAACAGATAAAAACAATGCGATTGATATTGAAAATTTCCTCATGTTGATTGAAAATTTATAGACTGTTAACTCTAAAAAAAGTGTAAAAATTTTGATTATTAACTGTGTTGAAAGGCGCTGCAGCTTTCTTTCTTATTTGTCTTAATGACACTGATTACTAGGTGTATGGTTGTAATAATTGTTGAAAAAAAATAAAAAAAACGGGAATGATGTGAACTCATTCCCGTTGTAGCATATTAATGCTCAGATAGTTATTAATCCAATGTGTATTTTAAGCCGAATAGCACGCCAAAATTAGAAGGCTTAGCACCTAATAATGTGTCGTCATTACTGAATTTAGTAAGGGCGTGCCTATAGTTTGGACTTAAAATAAGCATGAGTTTTGGCATGATATCATAGCCAACTTCAGTGCCTATCGTTGCGGAGATAAAAAACTTGTTAAGCTCATCTTCTATATATGAAGACTCAATGTCGTTCTCAAGTGTTGTCTTGTAAGTGTGGTTCAATGCAAAGTTGGCAGAAAGACCAGTATTGACTGACAGTTTTACTTTCTTGTCCAGCAATCTGTATCCAACTTCCACAGGGATACTTAGAATATCAAATAGGTGTGTTTTTGTATAGTCTTCTGTTTCCATTAGGTCAAAAACACTTATATCCCTACTGATTTCAGTACTGCTTACGTTACCTTCTGAGTTGATATCAGGAGCTACCACATATTTGCTGCTTGCTTCAAACTCAAATTTCATATACTCCAAGCCAGTCTGTAAAAACCAGTTGTTGCTTAATTCCTTGCCTATTTTACCTCCAAACGAGATGCTGCTTTTAAGCTTGTAGTCATTTTCACTTTCAATGGCCGCTACTGTCTTGTTGTTTCTAACAGCTGACTCTACGTCTGCAGCAAATTGCACACCGTCATAGAGGTTTCCATTAAATGTAGTGCCCAGTTGTGATACCTGACTTTGCTGCCTTGGAGAGAAAAATGCAGCGGCAAAGAGTGCATTTTGTTCAGAACCATCTTCAATTGGAATATAGGACGCCTCTCTTTTTAATTGAGGTACCTCCATACGAGGGAAACCTGCAAGCTTCAACCCATTTCTGTCAGCTAGTTCAGATTCAATGTTATGCTGCTCTATATTGTATTCAGTATTTTGAACCGCCATTGCTGCAAACACTTTTGGTTGACTTGCTTGTACAGAAGGAGTGTCAGCAAGCATTCTGGCAGAATTGTTTGGTGTTCCTGATACTGAAGCTATTGAAGTCGCAACAGGAGGTATGGCAATATTGCCATCATTACTTGAAGCTGTATTGTTCTTGACTTCCTCTGATTTACTCTCTGTTTTCAGAGCATTGGACTTGAATAATGCTTGTTTGTTTGTTCTACTATTCGATTGTTGAGCAATCTCTTCAGGATTTATGTCATTGCTCTTGTAGCCACCAAAGTAGGAAATAGAAACAATCAGGATAATACTTGCAGCTGCCGCCAAACCACTACTAAACCATAATGGAATAATGCGGGCTCTTTTCTTTTCAAGTTTTGCTTCAACGGCTTCCCATACTTGTGCAGATGGAGTAATGGAAGTCTCTTGCATTTGAGATACCCAAACTTGCTCTTTACTAGCTTTTTGTTCTAAGGATTGCTCAATATTGTTCCATACTTCACTTGATGGTGAAATAAATGCGTTTTCTGTAGCTGATTGCCATGCTTGATTAGTTTTGACATCAGCAGTATCCTTGGCATCAAGTTTATTTTCAATTTTATCCCAAAGGTCACTGGAAGGCATAATGGCAATAGGGTCAATAGAATTGGTATCCATAGCCTTTTGCTCTAAGTGCTGATCAACTGATTCCCAAACTTCGTTTGATGGTTTAATTGAAGCTCCGTCAAATTGTTCAGCCCAAGCCTTCTCAAATCCTTTGTCAGTATGTTCAAACGGCTTTTTCATATGCCTTTCTATCTTCCAACTTAATTTTTTGCTGTAACAATTGCTTTGCTCTTGAATATTGGGATTTCGAAGTACCCTCACTGATATCGAGTTGATCGGCAATTTCCTTATGGCTATACCCCTCAATAGCATACAGGTTAAAGATGATCTGACAACCTGAAGGAAGAGACTGAATCATACCCAAAAGCTCATTAAAGCTGTAGTCTGATAACACAATGTTTTGCATGTCATGGTAGTTGCGGTCATCCACTTCTTCCATAGGTTGATCATACAATTTTCTCCTTTGGCTGTTGAGTGCCGTATTGATCACAATACGTTTAATCCATGCACCAATTGTTGCATCTCCTTTAAACGTACTGATCTTATCGAAAATCTTGATGAATGCATCCTGTAGAATATCTTCTGCTTCTGCAATAGACTTGGAGTAACGGGCAGCAACTGCCAGCATGTTTGGCGCATACAGCTCAAACAGTCGTTTTTGGGCTTTTCTATTGCCCTCAACGCACCCTTCAACAAGTTCTTTTTCTGTCATGATATAAGGCCTTTAAAAAATCATGTTCATTAGAATGACACTGACATTTGTTTGAAAGTTGGAATAAGTTCAAAGAAAACGGCTTGTTGTTTATTTAACTATCACATTATGAATTATTTAATATGTTATTAGACTAAAAGAATGTGAATATGAAAGTGTAGCCTAATACAGGGGATTAAGCTAGTGAAGTGTGAATTTAATGAATATTTGTTCATTTATGTTTAATGCCATTATTCGTGGCTTTGATTGGCTTTAAAATGAAATAATTTGTTAGAATTTTATATTTTTACGATACGAAAATGTGTATTGGTCAAGTCGGCAATTTGAATACTTGAATAGATGTGAACAAGGTCGATTTATGTTATTCCTATTGAACTTTTGCACATTAACTATAAAAGATTGAGACCAGATTATATCATATTACTAACCAAATCAACACATGCAAACTATTGAACCTTACAAGCCTAAGAACAAGATTAGGGTGGTGACGGCGGCTTCTCTTTTTGATGGACATGATGCTGCCATCAATATTATGAGACGAATCATTCAGTCATCAGGAGGAGAGGTGATCCATTTGGGACACAACAGGTCTGTGAAGGAAATTGTAGACTGTGCCATTCAAGAGGATGCTCAGGCTATCGCTATTACCTCATATCAAGGTGGACACGTAGAGTTTTTCAAGTATATCCATGATATGCTAAAGGAAAATGGATGTGGCCATATCAAGATCTTCGGTGGTGGTGGAGGTACAATACTTCCAGATGAAATTGAGGAACTACACAATTATGGAATTACCCGAATTTACTCGCCAGATGACGGGCGTAGTATGGGACTGCAAGGTATGATCAATGATCTGCTGGAGCAGTGTGATTTCCCTACAGGTAAGCAAATCAATGGGGAAGTGAATGATATCGAAGCACGCTCAGCAAAGGACTTGGGAAGGTTGATCTCTGCAGCTGAAAACTATCCTGAAGAGATTGCAACATTCTTGGAAGAAATTCATGGTCAGGTTAAGCAGACCAAGATACCTGTACTAGGTATTACAGGAACAGGTGGTGCTGGAAAATCAAGCCTTGTGGATGAGTTTATCCGTAGGTTCTTGAATGATTTTCCAGATAAACGAATGGCAATTGTATCTGTTGACCCATCAAAAAGAAAAACAGGTGGTGCATTGCTAGGTGACCGAATCAGAATGAATGCA is a window from the Limibacter armeniacum genome containing:
- a CDS encoding sensor histidine kinase, producing MIDFLNIKERKLLKVGGIVTVGFLIQFVIDLIFRLQYRYYTLIDFGRIKDYMITTLYVTILIICIGKINEWVSTRFSWKESSNQRLLMQFLITMLCVIIVNTSIRFLMGYGNRLLLLHEEVIINIVVMGVFFVGMMLDWGVDLLNKYRTSLAEIEKFEKENIEFKLEMLKTQVNPHFLFNSLNVLSSLIYADQDTASQYVRKLANLYRYMLDSHTKQITTLEEELKMLEAYIYLMTLRFRENLIIEQRIDTQYSGYYIAPMTLQLLIENAVKHNVVSRKKPLIIEIYTTDEKNIVVRNNLQVKSVSEGESTKLGLGNINSRYQFISDRKIEIIKTEAYFTVTIPLLTN
- a CDS encoding LytR/AlgR family response regulator transcription factor — its product is MNVLIIEDEPLAQEEMARLLKRCNESLEIIDYLDSVEEAVEWFLSNDKPDLVFMDIQLSDGLSFEIFSQVNVDCPVIFTTAYDEYAIRAFKVNSVDYLLKPIEEEALKSALKKHEQLLEVYGSQSGLTVGQLSEIINIPRQGSYKERFVVTLGDRINFVETERIAYFFADNNTVYLIMDEGKKFVLNYKLEQLEKMLNPKFFFRLNRTYICNIKAIKEVHKYFNSRLLVMLNPDVKDHEVLVSRARVPEFLKWLEGDLK
- a CDS encoding CBM20 domain-containing protein; this translates as MPKNLLHIVFLLLSLSGCHNVVLVVEGIPESTPDGASIFVAGNFNYWDPGDGRYVLSKNEEGDYIANMPFGIGALEYKFTRGDWTTVEAGICGDEIANRMVEYGDDDTVRVKIESWKDRGPTNCPEVTLVVDKLPEEHQYSEPIYVAGNFNLWNPKDEDWRMHQDSTSGKYTITIPRPNDFAEIQFKLTRGDWETVEVDEEGYDLENRYFTFGRDDTLYIEVANWADRMSHLNVKVTFLVKSLPSYTPKDASIYLACNHNAWNPMDKKSKLDRNDNGTYAIEVYHKRGTWLAYKFTRGGWNKVETNSDGNDIDNRHLLFDYEDTVEIKIENWRDRESIEQ
- a CDS encoding porin family protein; this translates as MKKPFEHTDKGFEKAWAEQFDGASIKPSNEVWESVDQHLEQKAMDTNSIDPIAIMPSSDLWDKIENKLDAKDTADVKTNQAWQSATENAFISPSSEVWNNIEQSLEQKASKEQVWVSQMQETSITPSAQVWEAVEAKLEKKRARIIPLWFSSGLAAAASIILIVSISYFGGYKSNDINPEEIAQQSNSRTNKQALFKSNALKTESKSEEVKNNTASSNDGNIAIPPVATSIASVSGTPNNSARMLADTPSVQASQPKVFAAMAVQNTEYNIEQHNIESELADRNGLKLAGFPRMEVPQLKREASYIPIEDGSEQNALFAAAFFSPRQQSQVSQLGTTFNGNLYDGVQFAADVESAVRNNKTVAAIESENDYKLKSSISFGGKIGKELSNNWFLQTGLEYMKFEFEASSKYVVAPDINSEGNVSSTEISRDISVFDLMETEDYTKTHLFDILSIPVEVGYRLLDKKVKLSVNTGLSANFALNHTYKTTLENDIESSYIEDELNKFFISATIGTEVGYDIMPKLMLILSPNYRHALTKFSNDDTLLGAKPSNFGVLFGLKYTLD
- a CDS encoding RNA polymerase sigma factor, with product MTEKELVEGCVEGNRKAQKRLFELYAPNMLAVAARYSKSIAEAEDILQDAFIKIFDKISTFKGDATIGAWIKRIVINTALNSQRRKLYDQPMEEVDDRNYHDMQNIVLSDYSFNELLGMIQSLPSGCQIIFNLYAIEGYSHKEIADQLDISEGTSKSQYSRAKQLLQQKIKLEDRKAYEKAV